The Streptomyces sp. NBC_00236 DNA window CTTCCCCCGCACGGCGGGCCCCGATCTGCTGCGCACGGCCACCGCCTCCTCGTCCGGGGACGAGACCCCGGACTTCCCGGCGGCCGCCGCCTCGGACGGTGACCTGAAGACCCGCTGGTCCTCGCCCCCCGAGGACGGCGCCTGGTGGCAGGCCGAACTGCCGGCCCCGGCCCGGGTCGGCCAGGTGGTGCTGGACTGGCAGGACGCGTACGCGTCCCGCTACCGCGTACAGGTCTCCGCCGACGGGCGCACCTGGCGCACGGCGGCCACCGTCCGCAACGGCGGGGGCGGGCACGAGTCCGTCCGGATGGACGCGAAGGACACCCGTTTCATCAGGGTCCAGGGCGACGGACGGGCGACCGAGTACGGCTACTCGCTCTGGTCGGTCCAGGCGTACGCCGTCGCGGAGTAGCCGGAAGCCCGGGCCCACCACCCACTACTGCCTCCCGACCTCACGTACGCCGAAGTATTCACTCAGTACATATACCGAGTATATAGTCACGCCTCATGAGCACCCGTCACATTCTTCTGGGCCTGCTTGCCGGAAGTCCCAGCCATGGCTACGACCTCAAACGGCGGTACGACGAACTCTTCCCCCAGGCCCGCCCGCTGGCTTACGGGCAGGTCTACACGACCCTGCAACGCCTGGTGCGGGACGATCTGGCCGCCGTGGAAGGCACCGACTCCGACGGCGGTCCCGAGCGCACCCTGTACCGCTCCACGGACCAGGGAGCGGACGAACTCGCCACGTGGACCCAAGGAGTCACCCCGCCCGCTCCCTTCGTCACGAACGAGATCTTCGCCAAGGTCGTCATCTCGCTCCTGGTAGCGGGGGCCGACGGCGGCGACCGGACGGCGGAGGCGGCCACGTACCTCCAGGCCCAGCGTGCCGCCCACATGGTGCGCATGCACGAACTGACCGGCCTCAAGACCACACCGGGCGCCGACCTGAGCACCGTCCTCTCGGCCGACTACGCCTTGGCCCATCTGGACGCCGACGTGCGGTGGATGGCCACGACGGCCACCCGTCTCACCACCCTGACCACGGAGGTCGACGCAGTATGAGCACACAGGCCGTGAAGCCCTCCGGGGCAGCGGAACCGATGATCAGAGCCACCGGTCTGACGAAACAGTACGGAAGGTCGCAGGCCCTGCGCGGTGCCTCGGTCACCCTCCGCGCGGGCGAGATTCTCGCCGTCACCGGGGCCAGCGGCAGCGGGAAGTCGACGTTGCTGCACTGCCTGTCGGGCATCGTCCGCCCCGACGGGGGCGAGGTGTCGTACGGCAGGGAGCGGCTGGACCGGGCGTCGGAGAACCGGCTCAGCGAGCTGCGGCGCACCGATTTCGGGGTGGTCTTCCAGTTCGGGCAGCTGATCCCCGAACTCACCGTGCACGACAACGTGATGCTGCCGCTGCTCCTCGCGGGGACCGCCCGCGCCGCGGCGCAGGTCCGGGCGGACGAGTGGCTGGAGCGCTTCGGTGTGCGCGGACAGGCCGCGCTGCGGCCCGGGGAGCTGAGTGGCGGCCAGGGTCAGCGGGTGGCGCTGGCACGGGCGTGGGTGACGGGTCCGAAGGCCGTCTTCGCGGACGAGCCGACCGGGGCCCTGGACTCGCTCGCCGGGGAGCAGGTGATGACCGCGCTGGTGCACGCCGCCCGCGAGTCCGGCGCCGCGGTGCTGCTCATCACGCACGACGCCCAGATCGCGGCATACGCGGACCGGGAGGTGTGGCTGCGGGACGGGGCCGTCCACTCGGGCGCCACGCCCTTCGTCGTCCAGGAGGCCGCGCACGAGGCCCTCGCCCAGGAGGCCGCCCACCATGAGGGCTGACGCGCGCATCGCCTGGAACCTGGCCCGCGGATCGGACCGCCGTGAGTGGTGGCGGATCGCGCTCACCGCGGTGGGCGCCCTGCTGGCCACGGTGTTCGCGCTCGCCGCGATCACGGTCGCCGCCGTCCGGGGACAGGTGTCCATCCCGTTCGCGCACGGCCTGCTGAACCAGCCGGGCGAGCGGGCCGGCGTGGTGGTCGCCCTGCTGCTCCTGCTCGTCCCCGTGCTCGGCCTCCTCGGCCAGTGCGCCCGGATCGGTGCCGTGCACCGCGACCGGCGGATGGCCGGGCTGCGGCTCGCCGGGGCGTCACCCGCGCAGGTGCGCCGCATCAGCGCGCTGGAGTCCGCGCCGGTCTGCCTGGCGGGGTCGGCAGGCGGGCTCGGCGTCCTCGCGGTGACTCTCGCCGTGCAGGGCCATACGCCGCCCGCAACGGCCTGGGTGGCCTTCGTGGTGGTCGTCCTCGGCGTGCCGGTGGCCGGTGCGCTGGTGAGTGTGCTGGCCCTGCGCCGGGTGGTCGCGTCGCCGCTCGGCGAGGTGCGCCGGGTGCGGCCGGAGCGCGGGTCCCGCACGCTGCTGGTCCTTTTCGTCGCGGCGCTGCCGATCGCCGTCGGGGCGTACGCCCTCGTGGTGCGGGGCAGCAGTCCGGCCGCTGCGTCCTTCCCGATGCTGGTGTTCGGCCTGGTGTTCCTCACCGGCGGGGGTGCGGTCTGGGCGGCCGGTGCGTCGGCCGCCCACATCGGCCGCCGGCTGGCCGTGAGCGCGAAGAGCCCGGCGGCCATGATCGCCGCGGGCCGGCTCAGGGACGACCCGTGGGCCGCCGCGCGCACCCATGCCGCGCTGCTTCTGGTGACCGTCGTCGGGATCGGCTTCGTGGGGGTGCGAGAGGTGGTGCTCGCCGACCTGCACGGGAAGGGCGTCCACAGGGCGGCGGACCTCGCTTTCTACACCAACGGCATCGACCTCGCCGGGGCCGCGATCCTGGTGGCCCTCGCCATCAGCCTCTTCGGCCTCGCCGTGGGCACGGCGGAGTCCCTCGCCACCCGGCGCAGGGGCCTCGCCGCCCAGACCGCGGCCGGGGTACCGCACACGGTGCTGGCCCGGGCCACGCTCCTGGAGACCGCGCTCCCGCTGGCCCCCGCGGTCCTGCTCGCGACCATCGGCGGCATGGCGGTCCACCTCGCGTACACCGCCGTGGCCGCGCCCGGCACGGTGCCGTCCGTGCTGCCGCTGCTCGTCCCCGTGGCGGTGTACGGCGCGTGCCTGCTGGCCGCCGCGACCTCGCTGCCGCTGCTGCGCCGCATGGCTCACCCGTCGGAGCTGCGGTTCGCCTGACGCACGACACGCACGGCAGGCACGGCACACAGGAGCCCGCAGACACGGAAGCCCGGATCGTCAGGCTGAGATGCCGTCGATCCGGGCCATCGCGTCGTCCGCGCCGAACGGTTGCAAGTAGGGCAGCCAGCGCGGGTCGCGGTGCCCCGTGCCGATGATCCGCCAGGCCAGTCCGGTCGGCGGCGCGGGTTGCTGGTGCAGCCGCCAGCCGAGCTCGGGCAGATGGCGGTCGGCCTTGACGTGGTTGCAGCGGCGGCAGGCGGCCACCACGTTGTCCCAGGCGTGCTGCCCGCCGCGGCTGCGCGGAATGACGTGGTCGACGCTGGTCGCGGCGGCGCCGCAGTACATGCAGCGCCCGCCGTCCCTGGCGAAGAGCGCCCGGCGGGTCAGCGGGACGGGCCCGCGGTAGGGGACGCGTACGAACCGCTTCAGCCGGACGACGCTCGGGGCCGGAACGGCACGGGTGGCGCTGTGCATGAAGGCGCCGGACTCCTCAAGACAAATGGCCTTGTTCTCGAGGACGAGGACGAGAGCGCGGCGGAGCGGTACGACGCCGAGCGGCTCGTACGACGCGTTGAGAACCAGGACATGCGGCACGTGGACGCCTCCTTGTACGCCGGCGGCGCGTGGCTCGCGCCGGGACGATCCGGTCTCAGTCTCCCCTCCTGCCTGGTCGAAGCGCCACCACGTGCGGGTAACGGGCCGGAAGGATTTTCTTCCCGGACCCTGCCGCCCGTACGACGGGACGCGCCGGAACAGGCGCTTCGGGGGCCTGCCCGCCGCGAGCGCGCCAGGTGTGCGATCGGCCACAGGCCGCTCGCACACACCGCCTCGCGGGACACGTCCCTTACCTCTTCCATATCCCCGGGTGAGACGTGTCTCTCCCCTCCATCACGGCAACGGAGCATTCCGGATGCCCCGTTAGTGTGGTTGTTCAGCGCTCGCCCAACTGGAGGTTTCGCCGTGTCCCTGTCCGCCCTGTTGGCCGCAGCCCCGTCACCCGAGCCCGGTGGCTCGCTGGACGAAGCCGCGAAGCAGGCCGGCAACGCCGCGAGCTGGGTGGAGGAGAACTGGTCCACCTGGCTGAACACCGGTCTGCGGATCGTGCTCATCGCCGCGATCGCGATCGCGTTGCGCATCGCCGTCCGCCGCACGCTGACCAAGCTCATCGAGCGCATGAACCGCAGCGCCCAGGCAGTGGAGGGCACCGCGCTCGGCGGCCTGCTGGTCAACGCCGAGCGGCGCCGGCAGCGCTCGGAGGCGATCGGTTCCGTACTCCGTTCGGTGGCCTCGTTCCTGATCCTCGGCACGGCCGCCCTGATGATCCTGGGCGCGTTCGAGATCAATCTGGCCCCGCTGCTGGCCTCCGCGGGCGTCGCCGGTGTGGCGCTCGGCTTCGGTGCGCGCAACCTGGTCACCGACTTCCTGTCCGGTGTCTTCATGATCCTTGAGGACCAGTACGGCGTCGGCGACACCATCGACGCGGGCGTGGCCTCCGGCGAGGTCATCGAGGTCGGCCTGCGGGTCACCAAGCTCCGCGGTGACAACGGCGAGATCTGGTACGTCCGCAACGGCGAGGTGAAGCGGATCGGCAACCTCAGCCAGGGCTGGTCCACCGCCGGGGTCGACGTACAGGTGCGCCCCACGGAGGATCTGGACCGGATCCGTACGGTGATCACCGAGGCGGCCCAGCTGATGACCAAGGACGACCCGTGGACCGAGCGCCTGTGGGGTCCGGTGGAGATCCTGGGCCTGGACAGCGTGCTGCTGGACTCGATGACGGTCCGGGTCACCGCGAAGACGATGCCGGGCAAGGCGCTGGGCGTGGAGCGCGAGCTGCGCTGGCGCATCAAGCGCGCCTTCGACGAGGCGGGCATCCGCATGGTCGGCGGCATCCCGGCCCAGCCGGACGAGCCCTCGGCCGCCGACCCCACCGCCGCGATGGCGGCCCCCTCGGCGTACGCCTCGGCCACCTCTCCGCAGTCCCTTGCGGCGACCCCGATACCTCCGGCGACGCCGAACATCACGAAGTAGCGCGCGGCCGTACGCCGCACGGCCGAGGGGCACCCCGCAAAGTCCGCGGGGTGCCCCTCATCCATGTTTCCGGGCCAACTCGGTTCGTCATGGACGGCGTTGGGTATCCACGCCTCCGTGACGCCGCGCCGCCCCGGGCCGCACCGGCCCCGTGCAGGTAACGCTTTGGTTGCCACCGCGGTGCAGACCATTGACGCCCCGGTGAGGCGCGCCCTACGGTCCTCTCACCGAATAGGAAACTTTCCTAACAGAGGGCAGGTGCAGTGACCATGGCCGGAACCACGCCGGGTACCCCCCGCGTTCTGCGCGCCATGAACGACCGCGCCGCCCTCGATCTGCTCCTGGAGCACGGGCCCCTGTCCCGGACCCGGATCGGGAAGCTGACCGGGCTCTCCAAGCCCACCGCCTCCCAGCTGCTGGCCCGGCTGGAGGCGGCCGGACTGGTCGTCGCGACCGGGACCGCGGCCGGGCGGCCCGGGCCCAACGCGCAGCTGTACGCCGTCAACGCTTCGGCCGCGCATGTCGCCGGCCTCGATGTGAACGCCCAGCGGATCGTCGCCGCCGTCGCCGATGTGACGGGCGAGACGGTCGGGGAGTTCGAACTGCGGACCCCCGGGCGGCGGGCCGACAGCGTGGTCCGGCAGGTCGCGGACGCACTGGACGGGGCCGTCAAGGAGGCCGGGCTGACCCGGTCCGATGTGCACCGGGTCGTCATCGGCACGCCCGGCGCGTTCGACCCGGGCACGGGCCGGCTGCGGTACGCCTCGCACCTGCCCGGCTGGCACTCCCCCACCCTCCTGGACGAGCTGGCGGCGTTCCTGCCCATGCCGGTGGAGTACGAGAACGACGTGAACCTCGTCGCGGTGGCCGAACAGCGGCTGGGCGCGGCGCGGGGACACGAGGACTTCGTGCTGCTGTGGAACGAGGAGGGCCTGGGCGCCGCCCTCGTCATCAACGGCCGGCTGCACCGCGGCTTCACCGGCGGCGCCGGCGAGGTCGGCTTCCTGCCGGTACCGGGCGCGCCGCTGGTCCGCCAGGTCACCAAGGCGAACGCGGGCGGCTTCCAGGAACTGGCGGGCGCCCAGGTGCTCGCCCGGCTGGCCCGTGAGCTCGGCATCGACGACGAGGCGGTACGCGGTCCGGGCACCCATCACGAGATCGCGGCCCGCCTGGTGGGCCGGGCGGCCGAGGCCGTGGAGCAGGGCGAGGGCGGCCCGTACGGCCGGCTCCTCGACCGGTTCGCCACCGGTCTGGCCACCGGTCTCGCCTCCATGGTCGCCGTCCTGGACCCCGAGGTCGTCGTGCTGTCCGGCGAGCTGATCGCGCGCGGCGGCGAACCGCTGCGCACCCGGGTGGCCGCCGAACTCACCGAGCTGGCGGCGTCCCGCCCCAGGCTGATCACCGGCGAGGTGACCCACCGCCCCGTCCTGCGCGGCGCGCTGGAGAGCGCGCTCGCCACCACCCGCGACGAAGTGTTCGACACCTCGCGCTGACCCCGCACCTCCACGTACACCTTCCTTCCCCCGCCCCAACCCTTCATCGGGAGACACCACCATGTCCGGAAACCGCCGGAAGCCGGCCGTCGCGCTCGCCGCGACCGCCGCGATAGCCCTGTTCGCCTCCGCCTGTACCGGTCAGAGCGGCTCCGGTGCCAGTGATGACGCGTCCAAGGAGACGACCATCACCTTCTGGCACGGCTGGAGTGCTCCGGGCGAGGTCAAGGGCATTCAGGACACGGTCGACGCCTTCGAGAAGGCGCATCCGAACATCCACGTGAAGATCGTCGGCAACATGACCGACGACAAGATCAACCAGGCGCTGCGCGCGGGCGGTTCCAAGGCGCCGGACGTCGTCTCGTCGTTCACCACGAACAACGTGGGCAAGTTCTGCAAGTCGAAGGCGTTCGTCGATCTCAACCCGTTCCTGAAGAAGGACGGGATCGACGCGGACGCGACCTTCCCGAAGGCGATGAACGAGTACACGCAGTTCGACGGCGTGCGCTGCACGGTGCCGCTGCTGGGCGACGCGTACGGGCTGTACTACAACAAGGACGCGTTCGAGGCCGCCGGGATCACCAGCCCGCCGAAGACCTGGTCCGAGTTCGCCGCCGACGCCAAGAAGTTGACGAAGACCAAGGGCGACTCGTACGAGCAGCTCGGCTTCATGCCGAACTACCACGGCTACGAGTCGACGACCGAGCACTACCTCGGCAGCTGGAACCCGACGTACTTCGACGCGGACGGCAAGTCGAACATCGCCGAGGACCCGGCGTTCACGTCGATGCTCACCAACCAGAAGAAGCTGGTGGATTCCCTCGGCGGCTACCAGAAGCTGGAGAAGTTCCGGACCGGCTTCGGTGACGAGTGGGGCGCGAAGCACCCGTTCCACACCGGGCAGGTGGCCATGCAGCTGGACGGCGAGTGGCGGCTCGGCATGGCCGAGGAGACCAAGCCGAAGTTCGAGATCGGCGTGGCCCCGATGCCCGTCGCCGACAACGAGGCCGACACGTACGGCAAGGGCTATCTGACCGGCACCATCGCCGGGATCGCCGCCACCTCCGGCAAGCAGAACGCCGCCTGGGAGCTGGTGAAGTTCATGACGACCGACACCGACGCGGTGGTGAACTTCGCCAACGCCATCCACAACGTGCCCTCGACGCTGGCGGCGCTGAAGTCGCCGAAGCTGAAGTACGACCCGCGCTTCAAGACCTTCCTGGACATCGCGGCCAACCCGCAGTCGACCACCACCCCGCCCTCGGTGAACGGCGGCGCGTACCTGACGTCCCTGCAGAACCTCGGCTTCGAGGTCGAGAAGGGCACCCAGAAGGACATCAAGGCGGGCCTGGAGAAGACCGCGAAGGAGATCGACGCGGCGATCGACCAGGCGAAGTAGAGCCGCCGCGATGACCACGTACACACTCCGTTCGAAGCGCCGTCGCTCGGCGCTCCGGACGGCGGCCTTCATGTCGCCGTGGCTGATCGGGTTCTGCGTCTTCTTCGCCTACCCGCTGATCTCCACGCTCTACTTCTCCTTCACCAGCTACGACGGTTTCTCGGCCCCCGAGTTCAGCGGGCTGAAGAACTGGTCCTTCGTCTTCAACGACTACCCGTTGTTCTGGCCCGCCCTGCGCAACACGCTCTGGCTGGTCGTGGTCATGGTGACCTGCCGGGTGGTCTTCGGACTCGGCGTCGGCCTGCTGATCACCAAGATCAAGACGGGCACCGGGGTCTTCCGGACGCTCTTCTACCTGCCGTACCTGGCCCCGCCGGTCGCCGCGACCCTGGGCTTCGTCTTCCTGCTCAACCCGGGGACGGGGCCGGTGAACTCGATCCTGGGCGATCTCGGGATGGGGACCCCGGGCTGGTTCACCGACGCCACCTGGTCCAAGCCGGCGCTGACCGCCCTCGCGGTGTGGGGGGTGGGCGACCTGATGGTGATCTTCATGGCCGCGCTCCTCGACGTACCGAAGGAGCAGTACGAGGCGGCGGAACTGGACGGGGCGAACCCTTACCAGCGGTTCCGCTTCGTGACGCTGCCGAACATCTCGCCGATCATCATGTTCGCCGTGGTCACCGGCGTCATCCAGACGATGCAGTACTACACCCAGCCGCTCGTGGCCGGGAAGGTCGCGTCCGGTGTCATGGGCGGCTCGGGGCAGCAGTTCGAGCCCGGCTATCCCGACAAGTCGACACTGACGCTTCCGCAGCTGGTCTACAACCTCGGTTTCCAGCGCTTCGACTACGGCTCCGCCTGTGTGGTCGCGCTCGTTCTCTTCGTCCTCGCCATGGCGTTCACCGCACTGCTGATGCGGCGCCGCAGCGGACTGATCCAGGCAGGTGAGTGACGTGGCGCAGGTACTCGACACCCCGAAGGCCGCCGGCCCGGCGAACGACCCCGTCACCCCGGCCGCGCGGGTCGCACGCCGCAAGGCGCTGCTGCACTGGATCGCCGTGCACTCGCTCGGCGTCGCGGCCGCACTCTTCTTCGTGCTGCCGTTCGTCTTCCTCCTCCTCACCTCGCTGATGAGCGACCAGCAGGCGCTGACCCGCGACCTGTGGCCGCACCCCTTCGAGGGGGGCAACTACAAGGAGGTGTTCGACACTCCGGGCTTTCTGACCTGGTGGAAGAACACCCTGCTGTACGCGGGTCTGGGCACCGTCCTCACGGTCGTGTCCTCGCTGCCCGTGGCGTACGCGCTCGCCAAGTTCCGCTTCCGCGGCCGGCACCTGTCGCTGATGCTCGTCATCTCGATGATGATGCTGCCGCCACAGGTCGTCGTCATTCCGATGTACCTGTTCTGGGCCAAGCAGCTGGACATGTCCGGCACGCTCTGGCCGCTGATCATCCCGATGGCGTTCGGCGACGCGTTCTCCATCTTCCTGCTGCGGCAGTTCCTGCTGACCATCCCGAACGAGTACCTGGACGCGGCGAAGGTCGACGGCTGCGGCGAGTTCCGCACCCTGCTGCGCGTCGTGATCCCGATGGCCAAGCCGGGCATCGCCGCCGTCGCCCTCTTCCAGTTCTTCTACGCCTGGAACGACTACTTCGGCCCCCAGATCTACGCCTCCGAGAACCCGGCGGCCTGGACGCTGAGTTACGGACTGGAGTCCTTCAAGGGCGCACACCACACCGACTGGAACCTGACCATGGCCGCGACCGTTCTGGTCATGGCCCCTGTGATCGTCGTCTTCTTCTTCGCACAGAAGGCATTTGTCGAGGGCGTCACACTGACCGGAGTAAAGGGCTGATTCATGAAGCTCGCAGTAGTGGGTGGCGGGTCCACCTACACACCTGAACTGATCGACGGCTTCGCACGGCTGCGGGACACCCTGCCGGTCGAGGAGCTCGTGCTCGTCGACCCGGACGCCCACCGGCTCGAACTCGTCGGCGGCCTCGCCCGGCGGATCTTCGCCAAGCAGGGCCACCCGGGGCGGATCGTCACCACCTCGGACGTCGACGCGGGCGTCGCCGACGCCGACGCGGTCCTGCTCCAGCTGCGCGTGGGCGGCCAGGCCGCCCGCAACCAGGACGAGACGTGGCCGCTGGAGTGCGGCTGCGTCGGCCAGGAGACCACCGGGGCCGGCGGCCTCGCCAAGGCC harbors:
- a CDS encoding PadR family transcriptional regulator, with amino-acid sequence MSTRHILLGLLAGSPSHGYDLKRRYDELFPQARPLAYGQVYTTLQRLVRDDLAAVEGTDSDGGPERTLYRSTDQGADELATWTQGVTPPAPFVTNEIFAKVVISLLVAGADGGDRTAEAATYLQAQRAAHMVRMHELTGLKTTPGADLSTVLSADYALAHLDADVRWMATTATRLTTLTTEVDAV
- a CDS encoding ABC transporter ATP-binding protein, encoding MSTQAVKPSGAAEPMIRATGLTKQYGRSQALRGASVTLRAGEILAVTGASGSGKSTLLHCLSGIVRPDGGEVSYGRERLDRASENRLSELRRTDFGVVFQFGQLIPELTVHDNVMLPLLLAGTARAAAQVRADEWLERFGVRGQAALRPGELSGGQGQRVALARAWVTGPKAVFADEPTGALDSLAGEQVMTALVHAARESGAAVLLITHDAQIAAYADREVWLRDGAVHSGATPFVVQEAAHEALAQEAAHHEG
- a CDS encoding FtsX-like permease family protein, coding for MRADARIAWNLARGSDRREWWRIALTAVGALLATVFALAAITVAAVRGQVSIPFAHGLLNQPGERAGVVVALLLLLVPVLGLLGQCARIGAVHRDRRMAGLRLAGASPAQVRRISALESAPVCLAGSAGGLGVLAVTLAVQGHTPPATAWVAFVVVVLGVPVAGALVSVLALRRVVASPLGEVRRVRPERGSRTLLVLFVAALPIAVGAYALVVRGSSPAAASFPMLVFGLVFLTGGGAVWAAGASAAHIGRRLAVSAKSPAAMIAAGRLRDDPWAAARTHAALLLVTVVGIGFVGVREVVLADLHGKGVHRAADLAFYTNGIDLAGAAILVALAISLFGLAVGTAESLATRRRGLAAQTAAGVPHTVLARATLLETALPLAPAVLLATIGGMAVHLAYTAVAAPGTVPSVLPLLVPVAVYGACLLAAATSLPLLRRMAHPSELRFA
- a CDS encoding HNH endonuclease; amino-acid sequence: MPHVLVLNASYEPLGVVPLRRALVLVLENKAICLEESGAFMHSATRAVPAPSVVRLKRFVRVPYRGPVPLTRRALFARDGGRCMYCGAAATSVDHVIPRSRGGQHAWDNVVAACRRCNHVKADRHLPELGWRLHQQPAPPTGLAWRIIGTGHRDPRWLPYLQPFGADDAMARIDGISA
- a CDS encoding mechanosensitive ion channel family protein; its protein translation is MSLSALLAAAPSPEPGGSLDEAAKQAGNAASWVEENWSTWLNTGLRIVLIAAIAIALRIAVRRTLTKLIERMNRSAQAVEGTALGGLLVNAERRRQRSEAIGSVLRSVASFLILGTAALMILGAFEINLAPLLASAGVAGVALGFGARNLVTDFLSGVFMILEDQYGVGDTIDAGVASGEVIEVGLRVTKLRGDNGEIWYVRNGEVKRIGNLSQGWSTAGVDVQVRPTEDLDRIRTVITEAAQLMTKDDPWTERLWGPVEILGLDSVLLDSMTVRVTAKTMPGKALGVERELRWRIKRAFDEAGIRMVGGIPAQPDEPSAADPTAAMAAPSAYASATSPQSLAATPIPPATPNITK
- a CDS encoding ROK family transcriptional regulator, encoding MAGTTPGTPRVLRAMNDRAALDLLLEHGPLSRTRIGKLTGLSKPTASQLLARLEAAGLVVATGTAAGRPGPNAQLYAVNASAAHVAGLDVNAQRIVAAVADVTGETVGEFELRTPGRRADSVVRQVADALDGAVKEAGLTRSDVHRVVIGTPGAFDPGTGRLRYASHLPGWHSPTLLDELAAFLPMPVEYENDVNLVAVAEQRLGAARGHEDFVLLWNEEGLGAALVINGRLHRGFTGGAGEVGFLPVPGAPLVRQVTKANAGGFQELAGAQVLARLARELGIDDEAVRGPGTHHEIAARLVGRAAEAVEQGEGGPYGRLLDRFATGLATGLASMVAVLDPEVVVLSGELIARGGEPLRTRVAAELTELAASRPRLITGEVTHRPVLRGALESALATTRDEVFDTSR
- a CDS encoding ABC transporter substrate-binding protein; this encodes MSGNRRKPAVALAATAAIALFASACTGQSGSGASDDASKETTITFWHGWSAPGEVKGIQDTVDAFEKAHPNIHVKIVGNMTDDKINQALRAGGSKAPDVVSSFTTNNVGKFCKSKAFVDLNPFLKKDGIDADATFPKAMNEYTQFDGVRCTVPLLGDAYGLYYNKDAFEAAGITSPPKTWSEFAADAKKLTKTKGDSYEQLGFMPNYHGYESTTEHYLGSWNPTYFDADGKSNIAEDPAFTSMLTNQKKLVDSLGGYQKLEKFRTGFGDEWGAKHPFHTGQVAMQLDGEWRLGMAEETKPKFEIGVAPMPVADNEADTYGKGYLTGTIAGIAATSGKQNAAWELVKFMTTDTDAVVNFANAIHNVPSTLAALKSPKLKYDPRFKTFLDIAANPQSTTTPPSVNGGAYLTSLQNLGFEVEKGTQKDIKAGLEKTAKEIDAAIDQAK
- a CDS encoding carbohydrate ABC transporter permease, encoding MTTYTLRSKRRRSALRTAAFMSPWLIGFCVFFAYPLISTLYFSFTSYDGFSAPEFSGLKNWSFVFNDYPLFWPALRNTLWLVVVMVTCRVVFGLGVGLLITKIKTGTGVFRTLFYLPYLAPPVAATLGFVFLLNPGTGPVNSILGDLGMGTPGWFTDATWSKPALTALAVWGVGDLMVIFMAALLDVPKEQYEAAELDGANPYQRFRFVTLPNISPIIMFAVVTGVIQTMQYYTQPLVAGKVASGVMGGSGQQFEPGYPDKSTLTLPQLVYNLGFQRFDYGSACVVALVLFVLAMAFTALLMRRRSGLIQAGE
- a CDS encoding carbohydrate ABC transporter permease encodes the protein MAQVLDTPKAAGPANDPVTPAARVARRKALLHWIAVHSLGVAAALFFVLPFVFLLLTSLMSDQQALTRDLWPHPFEGGNYKEVFDTPGFLTWWKNTLLYAGLGTVLTVVSSLPVAYALAKFRFRGRHLSLMLVISMMMLPPQVVVIPMYLFWAKQLDMSGTLWPLIIPMAFGDAFSIFLLRQFLLTIPNEYLDAAKVDGCGEFRTLLRVVIPMAKPGIAAVALFQFFYAWNDYFGPQIYASENPAAWTLSYGLESFKGAHHTDWNLTMAATVLVMAPVIVVFFFAQKAFVEGVTLTGVKG